From one Streptomyces sp. NBC_00539 genomic stretch:
- a CDS encoding amidase: MQPYELPLAAAADAIRARRLSPVELVDSVLDRIEEADPHLGAYVTVTAEQARRAAGEAAHEVAQGRHRGPLHGIPMGLKDLIDVEGMATTASSRVRAGHRATADSTVAARLGAAGAILLGKTHTHEFAFGLTTPQTRNARHRGRVADGSSGGSAVAVASGTATFALGTDTGGSIRVPAALNGVVGLKPTYGLVPRHGVTSLSWSLDHVGPITRTVEDAALVLTALAGHDPRDPASLSVSAADYRPGAGTDLTGLRIGLPRTYYFDHVHPRVETAVRDAVAQLEALGARLVEVDIPMTRYIQATQWGLMVPEAGAYHERSLRAVPERYQEDVRILLEASELMSAGDYLRAQRSRTLMRARWARMLEEVDVIAAPSVPLPAVRVDEETVTWPDGTTESVSDAYVRLCAPANITGVPALTVPVGHDEAGLPIGMQLLGRPLGEPTLLRVGHAYEQTQPARALATSG; encoded by the coding sequence ATGCAACCGTATGAACTGCCCCTCGCCGCCGCCGCGGACGCGATACGCGCCCGGCGGCTGTCCCCCGTCGAACTGGTCGATTCCGTCCTCGACCGCATCGAGGAGGCGGACCCCCACCTCGGCGCCTACGTCACGGTCACGGCGGAGCAGGCGCGCCGGGCGGCCGGCGAAGCCGCACACGAAGTGGCGCAGGGCCGCCACCGGGGACCCCTGCACGGCATCCCGATGGGGCTCAAAGACCTGATCGACGTCGAGGGGATGGCCACCACCGCCAGCTCCCGGGTCCGCGCCGGCCACCGCGCAACAGCGGACAGCACGGTCGCCGCCCGGCTGGGCGCGGCCGGTGCGATCCTGCTCGGCAAGACCCACACCCACGAATTCGCGTTCGGCCTGACCACCCCGCAGACCCGAAACGCCCGCCACCGCGGCCGGGTCGCCGACGGCTCCAGCGGCGGTTCCGCGGTCGCCGTGGCCTCGGGCACCGCCACCTTCGCCCTGGGCACCGACACCGGCGGGTCCATCCGGGTGCCCGCCGCGCTCAACGGGGTCGTCGGCCTCAAGCCGACCTACGGGCTCGTCCCCCGTCACGGCGTCACCTCCCTGTCCTGGTCGCTGGACCACGTCGGCCCGATCACCCGCACCGTCGAGGACGCCGCCCTGGTCCTGACCGCGCTGGCCGGACACGACCCGCGCGACCCCGCCTCGCTGTCCGTGTCCGCCGCGGACTACCGGCCCGGTGCCGGGACGGACCTGACCGGGCTACGCATCGGCCTGCCGCGCACCTACTACTTCGACCACGTCCACCCGCGGGTGGAGACCGCCGTCCGGGACGCCGTCGCACAACTGGAAGCCCTGGGCGCGCGGCTCGTCGAAGTCGACATCCCGATGACCCGCTACATCCAGGCCACCCAGTGGGGCCTGATGGTGCCCGAAGCCGGCGCCTACCACGAGCGCAGTCTGCGCGCGGTCCCCGAGCGGTACCAGGAGGACGTCCGCATCCTCCTGGAGGCGAGCGAGCTGATGAGCGCCGGTGACTACCTGCGCGCCCAGCGCTCCCGCACGCTCATGCGCGCGCGGTGGGCACGGATGCTGGAGGAGGTCGACGTGATCGCCGCCCCGAGTGTCCCCCTGCCCGCGGTCCGGGTTGACGAGGAGACCGTCACCTGGCCCGACGGCACCACCGAGAGCGTCTCCGACGCCTACGTACGCCTCTGCGCCCCCGCCAACATCACCGGAGTGCCCGCCCTGACCGTTCCGGTCGGCCACGACGAGGCGGGCCTGCCCATCGGCATGCAGCTGCTCGGCCGGCCCCTCGGAGAACCCACGCTCCTGCGGGTCGGCCACGCATACGAGCAGACACAGCCCGCCCGGGCACTCGCCACCTCCGGCTGA
- a CDS encoding MBL fold metallo-hydrolase: MDTATPRPADSRASTGWNLGDLVVRRVDEVELPRQTGPWLLPDATREVLDEAPWLRPDFADADVPRLASHSFAVEAGGLRIVVDTGIGNDKPRANPAWNGLRTDFPQRLAAAGFPPESVDLVITTHLHTDHVGWNTRLTGGDWVPTFPNARYLASRTEWDHWATADLDEPRRQMFRDSVTPVRDAAQYDLVDVPARGHEVAPGVLLLPAPGHTPGQVAVELRGSDRRALITGDSIHHPVQLSHPHVNSCVDIDPAQAVRTRARLLDALADTDALLLGTHFPQPTGGTVRRENGRYRLLAEHGAELPAGAA; the protein is encoded by the coding sequence GTGGACACCGCCACGCCCCGTCCGGCCGACTCCCGCGCCAGCACGGGTTGGAACCTCGGCGATCTCGTCGTGCGACGCGTCGACGAGGTCGAACTGCCCCGCCAGACCGGGCCCTGGCTGCTGCCGGACGCGACCCGGGAGGTTCTGGACGAGGCACCGTGGCTGCGCCCCGACTTCGCCGACGCCGACGTGCCGCGGCTGGCGAGCCACAGCTTCGCCGTGGAGGCCGGCGGGCTGCGGATCGTCGTCGACACCGGCATCGGCAACGACAAGCCGCGGGCCAACCCCGCCTGGAACGGCCTTCGCACCGACTTCCCCCAGCGCCTTGCAGCAGCCGGCTTCCCGCCCGAGTCCGTGGACCTGGTGATCACCACCCACCTGCACACCGATCACGTCGGCTGGAACACCCGCCTCACCGGCGGGGACTGGGTACCCACCTTCCCCAACGCCCGCTACCTCGCGAGCCGCACCGAGTGGGACCACTGGGCCACCGCCGACCTGGACGAGCCCCGACGCCAGATGTTCCGCGACTCCGTCACCCCCGTCCGCGACGCCGCACAGTACGACCTCGTGGACGTCCCCGCGCGAGGGCACGAGGTGGCCCCCGGCGTCCTCCTCCTCCCCGCCCCGGGCCACACCCCGGGACAAGTCGCCGTGGAACTGCGCGGCAGCGACCGCCGCGCGCTGATCACCGGCGACAGCATCCACCACCCCGTCCAGCTGTCCCACCCCCACGTGAACAGCTGCGTCGACATCGACCCCGCCCAGGCCGTCCGCACCCGCGCCCGGCTCCTGGACGCTCTGGCGGACACCGACGCGCTGCTCCTGGGTACCCACTTCCCGCAGCCCACCGGTGGCACCGTCCGCCGGGAGAACGGCCGCTACCGGCTCCTCGCCGAGCACGGCGCCGAGCTCCCCGCCGGCGCGGCCTGA
- a CDS encoding TetR/AcrR family transcriptional regulator gives MSARPTSRPGGRSARVQQSVHQAVRDLEAEVGRDALTVPLIAARAGVTPSTIYRRWGDLRELLSDVAVERLRPDAPPADHGDLRADLAAWAVQFAEEMSSMAGRTYVRDALLGDPEQGNALRCSDYAAEQLKAIGVRAAGRGEAVPEVETLLDAVVAPLLYRILFRPSDLSSAYTDRLVAAVLGPRPASGG, from the coding sequence ATGAGTGCCCGACCCACCTCGCGCCCCGGCGGGCGCAGCGCCCGCGTCCAGCAGTCCGTGCACCAGGCCGTCCGTGATCTGGAGGCAGAGGTGGGCCGGGACGCGCTCACCGTGCCGCTGATCGCAGCCCGCGCGGGAGTGACGCCGTCCACCATCTACCGGCGCTGGGGGGACCTGCGGGAGCTGCTGTCGGACGTGGCCGTCGAACGGTTGCGCCCCGATGCCCCGCCGGCCGACCACGGTGACCTGCGGGCGGACCTGGCGGCGTGGGCGGTGCAGTTCGCGGAGGAGATGTCTTCCATGGCGGGCCGCACGTACGTCCGCGACGCCCTGCTGGGGGATCCCGAGCAGGGCAATGCGCTGCGCTGCTCCGACTACGCCGCCGAGCAGCTGAAGGCCATTGGGGTGCGCGCGGCCGGGCGCGGGGAGGCCGTGCCCGAGGTGGAGACCCTGCTGGACGCCGTCGTCGCCCCCCTCCTGTACCGCATCCTGTTCCGCCCCTCGGACCTGTCGTCGGCCTACACCGACCGTCTCGTGGCGGCGGTGCTCGGCCCAAGGCCGGCCTCGGGCGGCTAA
- a CDS encoding SRPBCC family protein: MRYRVTVDVAASPERVWEVLADIEGWPRWTVSKTSVRLLSGGPVAVGSEAEVRQLKLATEVWQVTEMEAGRSFEWRSQNPVFTTISTHQIEPLGAGRSRVVLGLQQKGFMAPLLALAYGKLTRRYVDMEAAGLKRYCEAMGG; this comes from the coding sequence GTGCGGTACAGGGTGACGGTGGATGTCGCGGCATCACCGGAGCGGGTGTGGGAGGTGCTGGCCGACATCGAGGGCTGGCCTCGCTGGACGGTGTCGAAGACGAGCGTACGGCTGTTGTCCGGCGGCCCGGTGGCGGTCGGGAGCGAGGCGGAGGTCCGGCAGCTCAAGCTGGCGACCGAGGTGTGGCAGGTCACCGAGATGGAGGCCGGGCGCAGCTTCGAGTGGCGCTCCCAGAATCCGGTGTTCACCACGATCAGTACGCACCAGATCGAGCCGCTCGGCGCGGGCCGGTCCCGCGTCGTGCTCGGCCTGCAGCAGAAGGGTTTCATGGCGCCGCTGCTCGCGCTGGCGTACGGCAAGCTGACTCGCCGGTACGTCGACATGGAGGCGGCCGGGCTGAAGCGGTACTGCGAGGCGATGGGCGGCTGA
- a CDS encoding SMI1/KNR4 family protein yields MEIKHVDWRNFLARWSEEWADAHGDVEELSPDDVAAWQGRWLGVDPATEADVAAMENRLGRAMPPSYREFLRVSDGWRHAGAFVWKLAGTREAHWHDDAMGLGEDFDEFWGEEDNPEEVRAQVGLWSRALQLDVESDITFVLLDPQDVGPDGEWAVRVWASWRAEGDPERYPSFAAFMVAMHQEFHAHAPGRDGEDGPAFVNGTTRAQDAAVSRARTAALRGRHEEAAALLEEAQKYGRPYALELLNQIAQLEGSRGCGVQPPHPDNPRFLSEQLPLTAADLLNRGRPAEDWHYSDPAIFPDTTRAAADIQRAVREGAYRYRPGGAFGAAVHEAREQARWGDTDAAWHILRAAIPLWEPLGPGHIAPVGLLADPLLAPVLTAERRLDPPLVLAHPRRARARGRGGHFRSGRIHRDPLSPRVPLLAAATGRERARADPRRRRDRLGLRAPAPPAPLTAATWRRRDRQRLTCTACVYRRYTQAVQSSSRNWLYLRDPQTESSLPPPTVLLVQPVPRPGPAGLAAADHHVRLSGAGRAAPGERLEGVQPALGEGEAG; encoded by the coding sequence ATGGAGATCAAACATGTCGACTGGCGGAACTTTCTGGCCCGGTGGAGCGAGGAGTGGGCGGACGCGCACGGTGACGTTGAAGAGCTGAGCCCCGACGACGTCGCAGCATGGCAGGGCAGATGGCTCGGCGTCGATCCGGCCACCGAGGCAGACGTCGCTGCGATGGAGAACCGGCTCGGCCGCGCGATGCCGCCCTCCTACCGCGAGTTCCTGCGGGTCAGCGACGGCTGGCGGCACGCCGGCGCCTTCGTGTGGAAACTGGCCGGCACCCGCGAGGCGCACTGGCACGACGACGCGATGGGCCTCGGCGAGGATTTCGACGAATTTTGGGGCGAGGAGGACAACCCCGAGGAGGTGCGGGCGCAGGTGGGCCTGTGGTCCCGGGCGCTGCAACTGGACGTCGAGTCGGATATCACCTTCGTGCTACTCGACCCGCAGGACGTGGGACCGGATGGCGAGTGGGCGGTGCGGGTGTGGGCTTCCTGGCGGGCCGAGGGGGACCCTGAGCGGTATCCGTCGTTCGCGGCGTTCATGGTCGCCATGCACCAGGAGTTCCACGCGCACGCGCCCGGCCGGGACGGCGAGGACGGCCCCGCATTCGTCAACGGGACGACCCGGGCCCAGGACGCCGCCGTATCCCGGGCCCGGACCGCAGCACTGCGCGGCCGGCACGAAGAGGCGGCCGCCCTGCTGGAGGAAGCGCAGAAGTACGGCCGGCCGTACGCGCTCGAACTCCTGAATCAGATAGCGCAGCTGGAGGGATCGCGTGGGTGCGGGGTCCAGCCCCCGCACCCCGACAACCCACGCTTCCTCAGCGAACAGCTCCCCTTGACGGCCGCCGATCTGCTGAACAGGGGCCGGCCCGCGGAGGACTGGCACTACTCCGACCCTGCCATCTTCCCCGACACCACCCGGGCCGCAGCTGACATCCAGCGCGCCGTACGCGAGGGGGCGTACCGCTACCGGCCCGGCGGAGCGTTCGGCGCGGCCGTCCACGAGGCCCGCGAGCAGGCCCGGTGGGGCGACACCGATGCCGCCTGGCACATTCTGCGTGCCGCGATCCCGTTGTGGGAGCCGCTCGGCCCGGGCCACATCGCGCCGGTGGGCCTGCTCGCTGACCCGCTGCTCGCCCCTGTACTGACCGCGGAACGGCGCCTTGATCCGCCCCTGGTTCTGGCCCACCCTCGACGGGCCCGCGCGCGGGGGCGAGGGGGACATTTCCGGTCCGGTCGAATTCATCGGGACCCGCTATCACCCCGAGTCCCACTTCTGGCCGCTGCAACTGGTCGAGAGCGCGCTCGTGCTGACCCTCGCCGCCGCCGCGATCGTCTCGGCCTTCGCGCTCCTGCGCCGCCGGCACCGCTGACCGCTGCAACATGGAGACGTCGTGACCGACAGCGCTTGACGTGTACCGCTTGTGTGTACCGGCGGTACACACAAGCGGTACAGAGCAGTTCTCGCAACTGGTTGTATCTACGAGACCCACAAACGGAATCATCACTGCCGCCACCCACTGTTCTGTTGGTCCAACCAGTCCCGAGGCCGGGGCCAGCGGGGTTAGCTGCTGCTGATCATCATGTACGCCTCTCCGGGGCCGGGAGGGCGGCTCCAGGAGAGCGACTCGAAGGTGTGCAGCCGGCCCTCGGTGAGGGCGAGGCAGGGTGA
- a CDS encoding DUF4232 domain-containing protein, whose product MSTVRRAAAVLAAVSALAALTACGPSEDTAGGGAGGSSASPAKSATPAAPPTPAKPTASAKPSTTSKPAKPAKLPKLPKPTKPSTDPGFDVFPCSTFDVKFTATLAEPTTSSYLLKITNKGTKACRALGHPIVAFGDLAGQATERGTAPGVEDAIRLDPGESAYAGLMGGANDGKGKTVNSIGLTMNTESDLEQTPLKASTPGLYVSPDKNSVTAWMDNAEDALSL is encoded by the coding sequence ATGAGCACCGTACGCAGAGCCGCTGCCGTCCTCGCCGCCGTATCCGCACTGGCCGCCCTGACTGCCTGTGGACCCTCCGAGGACACCGCGGGGGGCGGGGCCGGCGGGTCGTCCGCGAGCCCGGCGAAGTCCGCCACGCCGGCCGCACCGCCGACGCCGGCCAAGCCGACCGCGTCGGCCAAGCCGTCGACGACGTCGAAGCCGGCGAAGCCGGCGAAGCTGCCGAAGCTGCCGAAGCCGACGAAGCCCTCCACCGATCCCGGCTTCGACGTCTTCCCGTGCAGCACGTTCGACGTGAAGTTCACCGCGACCCTGGCGGAGCCCACGACGAGCAGCTACCTGCTGAAGATCACCAACAAGGGCACCAAGGCGTGCAGGGCACTGGGGCATCCGATCGTGGCCTTCGGGGACCTGGCCGGCCAGGCCACCGAGCGCGGCACGGCTCCCGGCGTCGAGGACGCGATCAGGCTCGACCCGGGGGAGTCGGCGTACGCTGGGCTGATGGGCGGCGCCAACGACGGCAAGGGCAAGACCGTCAACTCGATCGGGCTGACCATGAACACGGAGTCGGACCTGGAGCAGACCCCGCTGAAGGCGTCGACTCCCGGTCTGTACGTCTCGCCCGACAAGAACTCCGTGACGGCCTGGATGGACAACGCCGAGGACGCTCTCAGCCTCTAG